A stretch of DNA from Fundulus heteroclitus isolate FHET01 chromosome 22, MU-UCD_Fhet_4.1, whole genome shotgun sequence:
TTATATACTAACTTAATACTAACCAGCACAGTTAGCACCATGTCTTATTGACATGGTATCCCATGTTGCAGGATCCTGGGGACGTGTGCTACCTTTCCTGACCTTACCTGTCCTCTTCCCTCTTCCGCTCCGGTGAAGGTCCCGTGCTGCCCTCTGCAGGACTTTCTGAAACGGCTTCCTGTAACAGAGCGAGAAGATCTTGGTGTCTCCTGTCACGTTGTTTCGATTGCGATAGCCGAGCTTCTGTTGCACGAACAAGGAACCGCAAAGATGGCCGCCTGCAGCCCGTAGCCGCAGACGGAAAGCAGCAACGTTAGCAGGCTTTCTGTGTTGAATTATCCAAATTTATCCCTTCCTTTTTAGTAATTGTTTCCCCAGATGCTGATAACATTTGAATATTTGTCAAACAATAAGAATTCCTTTCCTGCCGGATGCACGGAAGTATAGACCTACAGAGCTGTGAAATGTCTTTACACTCCTACCGTTTTGTCTTTTCGTTTTTTTGTCACGCTTAACTGTGTAACCCTAAAGAATAAATTGGCTGTGAtttatcctttttaaaaaaaaaaaaatgaaaggctGAGTTAACTTTCACAGGACACACCCAGGCCTGATCACTTCCAGACCTTACCAGGAAATCACCGCAACAGAACCTGCCTGACGACATAAAGTAGGTTAAGAGATTTCAAAAAGCAACATACCAGGTCAATATATCACCTCACTGACCTCTATTAGTCTAGAAAAGATTACAAAGTCACTTAAAAGTcagttcagataaaaaaaaaaatactttatcagAGTTAAATGTTGTAGTAACTCTCATTGTCTGGGTACCTTCAGACAGAGacggaaggatctcctgtagccgCCTGTGTTACACAGGATATGGAGATACCTGTTGTTTAGTGACAGTCTTGTGAAGATGATCAGGGTCGACTTTCTGAGTCCAGTGAACAGTGAGAATTGTTGTCCATGTATGGTACAAACTTGGACCAGAGGCCTGCCTATCAAAACTGCTCTTAGAGCATCAGCAAGTCACCCTGGAGGTCAGAAAAGGACCCAGAACAGCATCTAAAGGGCTATCGGCCTCCATTGCCCCAGTCTCTTTACTATTTAACAATAAGACTTTATAATAacagtgaatttctccattgtgagatcaataaagttcaattattattattattattattattattattattattaaaggcCCAAACCACCGCTgatcaaaaataacacaaaggccTGTCTTAAGCgttaccaaaaaaacaacaacaacatactGACTATCCCCATGATTTCTGTGATAGTATATCTGCATCCGGCTTCTGTGGCTTTAAAGTAGCACAGCAATTCAGAAACAGGGCGTCATAAAGAACTGTGAAACACGGTGGCAGTAGTATGTTGGTCTGGAGCTACTTTGCTGCAAatgatggaaacacatttcttctccagcagcaaatcctgaaggagaatgtctgGCCATCAGTTGGTGACattacgcaaaaaaaaaaagaaacaaaacaaacaccatCGGTTATTCAGCAGCAAAATAATCCATAGGCAAATCCGCTATGGCTGGAGATTTAGGAGTGGACTATGTTGCCTGACCAAAAACCCTGAAATTCATGTTTTAAAACCCACCAGTGAGGGCGAATTAAAAACTATTCTGCAGAAAAGATCGAAGCACAGTTCCTCTGCAGCAATATGAATAACTGGCCGTTACCACAAATAATCAAGGTTGGTTGTTGTTGCACAGACGGTTATTAGGTTTAGAGGgcaattgttttttcttttcctacaTAGGACCAGGttgggtttttttcccctctaaatgaagaaaaatcaTCTTTTGTAAACTGGAATTTGTATTCACTCAGACTCAGATCATCTTTGTCTgatagtaaaagtaaaaaaacagtaGAAATCTGTAGAAATCACCATTACAATCTGTGGGAGCGTGCATGGCCGCATAGATTTTCTAGTCAGTGAAGGGACCGACTCGCTTTCTGCATGCCTCACATGAAGTgacagcgccccctggtggatAACAGCTGAAAGCAGAGTCGCTGTCTGCCATACACACCTGCGCTTTCCTTTGTCTTCCTCTGGTTTTGGCTTGTTTGCGGTGCTTTTGAAGAGCCCCTCTGCAGCAGCGTCACAGAACAAAGCGAAGATGTAATTATTTCATGTAGAGCAAACAGTTTCTCTAGCTGACGTTGCATTTTTAAATAGGAAGTGTAGAGAAAATGCCAGTGAAACGGCCCACTTTTTCTCCTTCTCCAGCAGAGCCTGTTTCTCTCTCAGCTCTCTCCGGGCCGGTTCCCCTCTCTCTCCCGACCTCCCGCAGTACTGAGAGCCAAGCAGGCGAAGCTCAGGCATTATGCCGGCCTTTGTCGTCGAACCtttcctgaaaaacaaaaacaaaacagtctcCTTTTTACACCCTTTTTCAGAGTCGCAGCGAGGCTCTGAAACGGTTATTTCTGCTCCCTTTCGGTGGTGGATGTCATTGGAAAGAAGTGTTTGGGGATTCTCCTTCCCACACGCAGTCCTTCAGAAGGACAGTTTTCTGCTACTCCTCGCTGTGGCCGCATAAAAATAACACCAGCCCTGTGTCGGAGAAGATTTCCGGCTATTTGCTGCCTGAACACGCGGACAGGGCCAAGCTACACACAAAAAGGTAGGCGGAAGAAGATGTCTCCTGTTTTAGCTCGACGCCAACCTGCTCCGGTGGACTTAAAATGGagcgcgctctctctctctctcagtccCAGGACCGCAGGACATTAGAAAGTCAAGCGAGAActatttagacagaaaatagtCATAGAGGATGCTTCTGAAAACcctcttctctctcctgactagtattatacatgttatataaatTCATGAAAGATGCACTATtatggcatttgagagccaaaacccagggtttaaaagacattattcaattattaatgtaatttttctgtcttactgttgcactactattatacatgttataatttcaccaatgttgcactattttggcctttgagaacgtttattcaactattgtcacccattccaggtaggcaatacaaagttctactaccctaagtagtatgcagttcttcatatacacacacacatcaatttcaaacagaaggtatcggtatggtattggtatcggccaatactgcacagccaggtatcggttatcggtatcggggccaaaaaatggcatcggtgcaacactatgAGCAGGCGCTCTCATTAGCTGCATCTGTCACTGGGAagggggagggggtggattCTGGCCCACTTTACTTACAGCGGTCCAGTTCACTCAGATGTACAGACATTTCTTCTCTCTTAAGATCCCACTTTCAGTCAGGTTGACTGGACCGTGgcaaataaactaacaaacctGGATTATGTTCTGTTCTAAATTAGCTACAGGGTTTGGCCTCGCTGTCTTGTTGGAGAGCCAGTTTGGgccgagctccagctgtcagaTGGACGGGCTCACGTTTGAGTACCTAGGCATTCAGGGTCCAATCAATGACGGGACGGCAGACGGGGAATACAGGTGTGAAACGAGCCCAAACCATCACCCGTCCGCCGCCGTGCCGACAGCCTGATATGCCGTGTTTGGTTTATTTCTCCATACACGCGGCGGTGCGTCATGGTCAAACATCTCTGAAGTTCTATCTTTGAAGCTTTGTGTTTCGTTCCGACATCACTTTGCAAACCCGAGTCTTGCTGCCATATGTCTACCTGCTAACTAACGCCTATAGCATCTGAGACGAAGGTCTAGACTTTAGTGTCTTTTCTCTGAGAGTTGCACAGTCTAACAATGGGCGAACTTTAGTGGGATGTTGGCTCCTGGGAAGACTGGAAACTGtcttaaatgatttttttttaaacgcagAATCTGCAGAATAAAGCACGGCATTTTATTGTTAGACAACAGAAATAATCCTAAACCCCAAGGAAGGAGTGTAATTTAGACCCATCAGTAGCAGCATCAACTCAGCTGGGGTGAGCCAGGGCACATCAACGCCGAAGGCTTTGGACAACATAATGTGTGGAGACCAAGAGAAAGATGATTTAAGCGAAACCTAAGCTCAGTGGATTTAATACGACTTTGTTAACTTCCTGTTGGGACCGACTTCCAGTAGGAAAGGACTTCTGCCGATTTCAGGGGCGacttcatttatatttttgattttgttttattttcagtccAGTCAAGAAGAGCATGAATTACAGTCAGGCGATCATGCAtaccaaaacaataaacattttggGAGCAACTTGTGGAGATTTAGCTAGACTTCCGGTGTGTACTTCCggcaaaagggaactaaaagtacaattttcatgaaatgtgtgtatttttccttgatttgagcagctaaataagactatttgccaatgaaattagtatttttacccctaaaataagataattagatatcctccGCTTGAAatcagatgatggagatgaactgttctcattttaagggcaaaaatccaattccattggcaaacagtcttatttagctgctcaaatcaaggaaaaatacactaatttcaagaaaattgtacttacttttaattccctttatGCAGCGTGATCGTAAAAATGACAGCGCTGAATACCTTCCTGCCACTTCCCCTGTGCTGGTTGAGAAGACCCCAAGGATGAGAAGGCGGTGTATGCAGTGCAGATCTCTGCCTTAGagcaaaaacaactaaaaatatgaaaaattttcttgaaattagtgtatttgctcttgatttgagcaggtaaataagagtgGAAGAGTGGAAGGTCACACAAAGCCCCTTCTAACGTACATTAAAGTTCACGGTTGCAACATGACAAATTGTAAACACTTCAGGGGCCGTGAACGCGTGTGTCAGGTAACTTCCTGTCCCACCGTTGCACATCCGTCCGCCGCTGCCCACCTTTTGGCCGCGGGCAGAAGCTGAGACTTCCGGCGGCTCTGCGCCATGGCGGCCACCTCCGCTTTCTCCAGCGAGATCAGCTCGTCCTTCAGCTCCCTGAACCTCTGCAGCCCGTCCTCGTCGGCTgactcctcctgctcctccacgCTGGACTCCGTCAGCTCCGACAGCCGGAGCTGCTCCTCGGCTGGCAAAGACACAAGGGTCAAACCTTTCTGGTGACAGCGCACTgtgaaaagaaaactaaaaataagtcaaatattcttgaaattagtgtatttgtccttgatttgagcaggtaaataagatggtttgccaatggaatgagattttttgtgcacttaaaataggaacaactcatctccatcatcttatttcaggtgcagtatatgtaattatcttagtttaggggtcaaaatactcattccattggcagatcatcttatttagctgcttaaattaaggataaatgcactaatttcaagacaatttgacttatttttagttctgtttttgcagtgcggacacacacacacacacaaacataacaGGCAGACGACGCTGGCTAAATGCTCGTTTAGATCGCAGGGCGAGGCCTGAAAAAAGGATGATGACTCCAAAGTCTATGAATAAAAGGCTGCGCTGTTTATAGGCGGACAGTCTGAGGCTGTAACAGTTAATAAAAGGAGAGTTTCTCTGCGCAGACCGGAGCTCTGCCTCCGTTAATAACCTTGTGAACGGGGAGAAAAATGATCCGATCAGGACATCGTGCATCGGCCGCCTCTCCTGAGGAGGGCCGTCCAGGGCTTCTGATGGTGATTACCTTCCAGACAGACAGAGCCTGCTTAAAGAGAGCCACCCTGTTTAGGAAGCCACGGGTAATCGATCATTTTCCAGCCTGCTAAAAATATTCCAGAGCTGGAAGCTGGAGCAGCGAGGGAGAGGGAGTGAGCCGAGTGGCCTGAGCTGTCTCCAAGGGAACGCCAGTCACGCCGGGCGAAGCGGTACCAGGGCAAGGAGCTATTTCTGTTCCCGGCCGTCCTGCCTTTGACAAAGAGCAGATGGCGAGGAAGCGCGGGCGCCGCCGAGGCGCCTTTGATTCACCTGGAAGGCTCTTCCTCTCCGTGACTTCTCTCCGGGCCAGAACGCTCCTCAGGTACTGCAGGACGGAGCGGCAGCCCTGGTGCAGGACCTCTTTGGGAGGAAAGCGAATGGGGCAGCCCCGCAGGCTCAGGCCTCTCAATGTAATCACGTTGCCTGGCAAAACAAAGGGGAAAAAGACGTTTGTAGCAGCTGCCTCTGGGATTTCCCGAATCACAGAGTGGATGTGTTCCACGGCAGCGGCGCGGTCGTCCTGCGGTTGAAAAGTTGTGGGTTAGTTTCCCGTGCCATTCGGCCAGGCAGCGTTACCAGAAACGTGTTTTTTAGATTCGGCCCACCTGAGGAGGAAAGAgaatctctctttctctctcctggtTCTCTTTCAAACCTccaatacactgcaaaaagggaactaaaagtacgtaaaatattattgaaatctgtgtatttatgcttgatttgagcaggtaaataagattatgtgACAACGGAATAagaatttttgcacttaaaataggaacacctcatctccatcatcttttttcaagtgcaggatgtctaattatcttatttaaggggtcagaatactcattcaattggcagataatattatttacctgctaaaatctaggacaaaaacacaaattttaagaacattttacttatttttagatccgtttttgcagtgagtgcCATTCGGCCCGGGCCTCGGTCCGGTCAGCGGGACCAGAAATGTGCTTTTTAGATTCGGCCCACCTGAGGAGGAAAGTGAATCTCTCTCTCGGTTCTCTTTTAAACATccaatacactgcaaaaaagggaactaaaagtaagtaaaatcttcttaaaattgttgtatttacccttgatttgagcaggtaaataagataatctgccaacggaataagattttttacacttaaaataggaacgcctcatctccatcatcttatttcaagtgaaaagatctaattatcttattttaggggtcaaaatactcattcaattggcagatcatcttatttacctactcaaatcaaggacaaatacacttatttaaagaaaattttactcactt
This window harbors:
- the LOC105926149 gene encoding leucine-rich repeat-containing protein 27 isoform X1; the encoded protein is MTSSDMAGETQPGFVFGNGEANLPRKHVPPDGTEPPQDEPTPTEMVNLRRCDLTCVPDRVLGSSDLTYLCLEGNQIPSVPAFLFCSLPRLQWLDLRKNLITCLPPEIGSHRSLRNLLLEANPISELPAELGNVITLRGLSLRGCPIRFPPKEVLHQGCRSVLQYLRSVLARREVTERKSLPVRCHQKGLTLVSLPAEEQLRLSELTESSVEEQEESADEDGLQRFRELKDELISLEKAEVAAMAQSRRKSQLLPAAKRKGSTTKAGIMPELRLLGSQYCGRSGERGEPARRELREKQALLEKEKKGALQKHRKQAKTRGRQRKAQEAVSESPAEGSTGPSPERKREEDRSARELERHIRAHVKRMQERRGNPGGTMAPQTAVTEEDVEEIRKLQARLLERKNLGRHSENAFTIYTADTWPSFLFK